A genomic window from Streptomyces mirabilis includes:
- a CDS encoding LysR family transcriptional regulator produces MLDVRRLRILQHLAAYGTVAATADALHLTAPAVSQHLAALQKEAGTPVVEKHGRTLRLTAAGELLVAHTEVILAELAAAESGLAAMKGGRRGTVRISAFASAARTLVPPLFERLTGTGTGTGTGTGTGTDPAPDNGTGAARDLSLRLSVQEPDEALDELHKRSTDLALVHSYTVLPRSVPAAWEQTVLMEEPVLLALHPDQAGREGLTAGQPADLSRLAHVPWLTPGPETSCYEMIQRACGAAGFVPDIRASSSDFSVLTALAAADAGAVLVPRMALPDHTAPLSLHPLVRPVSRTVFTVSRAGTGKHPDLRAVLDLLHETATALDDRTAGRPR; encoded by the coding sequence GTGCTTGACGTACGCCGCCTGCGCATCCTCCAGCACCTGGCCGCCTACGGAACCGTCGCGGCCACGGCGGACGCGCTGCACCTGACCGCACCGGCCGTCTCCCAGCACCTCGCCGCCCTGCAGAAGGAGGCCGGCACGCCCGTCGTCGAGAAACACGGCCGCACGCTGCGTCTGACCGCCGCGGGGGAACTGCTGGTGGCCCACACCGAGGTCATCCTGGCAGAGCTCGCGGCGGCCGAGTCCGGCCTGGCCGCGATGAAAGGCGGCCGCCGCGGGACGGTACGGATCAGCGCCTTCGCGTCCGCGGCCCGCACGCTTGTCCCGCCCTTGTTCGAACGTCTCACCGGCACCGGCACCGGCACCGGCACCGGCACCGGCACCGGCACCGATCCCGCCCCCGACAACGGCACCGGTGCCGCCCGGGATCTCTCGCTGCGGCTCTCCGTCCAGGAGCCCGACGAAGCCCTCGACGAACTCCACAAACGCTCGACCGACCTTGCCCTGGTGCACAGCTACACCGTGCTGCCGCGCAGTGTCCCCGCGGCATGGGAGCAGACAGTCCTGATGGAAGAACCGGTCCTCCTCGCCCTGCATCCCGACCAAGCCGGTCGGGAGGGCCTCACCGCCGGTCAGCCCGCGGACCTGTCCCGTCTGGCGCATGTGCCGTGGTTGACCCCCGGCCCGGAGACCTCCTGCTACGAGATGATCCAGCGGGCCTGCGGCGCGGCCGGCTTCGTCCCGGACATCCGGGCCTCCAGCAGCGACTTCTCCGTGCTGACGGCTCTGGCCGCCGCCGACGCCGGTGCCGTCCTGGTGCCCCGCATGGCTCTGCCGGACCACACCGCGCCCCTCAGCCTCCACCCCCTGGTCCGTCCCGTGTCCCGGACCGTCTTCACGGTCAGTCGCGCGGGCACCGGCAAACACCCCGACCTGCGGGCCGTACTGGACCTCCTGCACGAGACGGCCACGGCACTCGACGACAGGACCGCCGGCCGGCCCCGGTGA
- a CDS encoding xanthine dehydrogenase family protein molybdopterin-binding subunit: MVYSLAASTLTLAAPVGCDTSSAEGAEPTAAEAHGPSRVLVTGADEEMLVLEVTAANKVVLRLPRVEVGQGITTAVAMMIAEELDARLVDVDVPLAEARTKGNQYTGGSSSVRSLYGPARALAATARARLVTAAARRWHLPARSLRTRDTMVVAPDGRTATFGSLTAAAARIQRPDVSSRPKPASEHKVIGRPTGRIDARDIVTGKAKYAGDLEVAGAKPTVVARSPTLGGRVVSVDDRAARAMPGVHAVVKVAGGVAVVAESFHHAFKARDALRITWRPGPLASLSDAVIRSRLRAAVPSVGAPPRGSAQVEGEFEFAFVSHAPMEVLTAVADVRADRAEIWFSSQTPMDARESIASAIGLPKSKVRVHVVRGGGSFGRRLNYDAAIEAALISKAARRPVKLMWSRGDDIRHGRMRGASHHRIRASHARGRVVAFSHAMASVSESYEGQGLAAQGGVTVRDGVTTVAAGPLPSDSGLYNFGRLSGSSGSVELAMPLGAWRSVDSGTMRTAEEIVVDEVAAELGQDPVAFRRGTLRNKAVKAVLDKVAAAGNWGRPLPSGQAQGVAVHEEYGSCVACLVEIDATDPKNPRVTKVVMAADVGTAVNPRGLEAQLMGTAVDGISTVLRAGLHIDRGAVREGSFADFRYARQQHSPLRFEAHIMPSRREPGGAGELGVPAAAGAVANAYARATRTRPRRFPINF, encoded by the coding sequence ATGGTCTACTCGCTCGCGGCGTCCACACTGACCCTCGCGGCGCCCGTCGGCTGCGACACGTCGTCGGCGGAGGGTGCCGAGCCCACCGCGGCGGAGGCGCACGGGCCCTCCCGCGTCCTGGTGACCGGCGCGGACGAGGAGATGCTGGTCCTGGAGGTCACCGCCGCCAACAAGGTGGTCCTACGACTGCCGCGCGTCGAGGTCGGGCAGGGCATCACGACCGCGGTCGCCATGATGATCGCCGAGGAACTGGACGCCCGGCTCGTCGACGTCGACGTCCCCCTCGCCGAGGCGCGGACCAAGGGGAACCAGTACACCGGCGGCTCGAGTTCCGTCCGTTCCCTGTACGGTCCCGCCCGCGCGCTCGCCGCCACCGCCCGGGCCCGGCTGGTGACCGCGGCCGCCCGGCGCTGGCACCTGCCCGCCCGGAGCCTGCGTACCCGGGACACGATGGTGGTCGCCCCCGACGGCCGTACGGCCACCTTCGGATCGCTGACGGCGGCCGCCGCCCGGATCCAGCGGCCCGACGTGTCGAGCAGGCCCAAGCCCGCGTCCGAGCACAAGGTGATCGGACGGCCGACGGGCCGGATCGACGCGCGGGACATCGTCACGGGCAAGGCGAAGTACGCCGGGGACCTGGAGGTGGCCGGGGCGAAGCCGACCGTGGTGGCCCGGTCGCCGACGCTCGGTGGGCGCGTCGTCTCGGTCGACGACCGTGCGGCCCGCGCGATGCCCGGCGTCCACGCGGTGGTCAAGGTCGCCGGCGGCGTCGCCGTGGTGGCGGAGTCCTTCCACCACGCTTTCAAAGCCCGTGACGCCCTGCGCATCACCTGGCGGCCGGGGCCGCTGGCGTCGTTGTCCGACGCCGTCATCCGGTCCCGGTTACGCGCCGCCGTTCCCTCGGTCGGCGCGCCGCCACGCGGATCGGCGCAGGTCGAGGGCGAGTTCGAGTTCGCCTTCGTCAGCCACGCCCCGATGGAGGTGCTGACCGCGGTGGCGGACGTACGCGCCGACCGGGCCGAGATCTGGTTCTCCTCCCAGACACCGATGGACGCGCGCGAGAGCATCGCCTCGGCGATCGGGCTGCCGAAGTCGAAGGTCCGCGTCCATGTCGTGCGCGGCGGCGGCTCGTTCGGCCGGCGGCTGAACTACGATGCCGCGATCGAGGCCGCCCTGATCTCGAAGGCGGCACGGCGACCGGTGAAGCTGATGTGGAGCCGCGGGGACGACATCCGGCACGGCCGGATGCGGGGGGCCTCGCATCACCGGATCCGGGCCAGCCATGCGCGGGGCAGGGTGGTGGCCTTCAGCCATGCGATGGCCTCGGTGAGCGAGTCGTACGAGGGGCAGGGCCTGGCCGCTCAGGGCGGCGTGACCGTTCGGGATGGTGTGACCACGGTGGCCGCGGGCCCGCTGCCCAGCGACAGCGGCCTCTACAACTTCGGGCGCCTTTCAGGGAGTTCAGGCTCGGTCGAGCTGGCGATGCCGCTCGGAGCCTGGCGGTCGGTGGACTCCGGGACCATGCGCACCGCGGAGGAGATCGTCGTCGACGAGGTCGCCGCCGAGCTGGGCCAGGACCCGGTGGCCTTCCGGCGCGGCACGCTCAGGAACAAGGCCGTCAAAGCCGTACTCGACAAGGTCGCGGCGGCCGGAAACTGGGGTCGGCCCCTGCCGTCCGGCCAGGCGCAGGGTGTGGCCGTCCACGAGGAATACGGCTCCTGCGTGGCCTGCCTGGTCGAGATCGACGCCACCGACCCGAAGAACCCCCGGGTGACCAAGGTGGTGATGGCGGCCGATGTCGGGACGGCCGTCAACCCGCGCGGACTCGAGGCCCAGCTCATGGGCACCGCCGTCGACGGCATCTCCACCGTGCTGCGGGCCGGACTGCACATCGACCGGGGTGCGGTGCGGGAGGGCAGCTTCGCCGACTTCCGCTACGCCCGCCAGCAGCACTCCCCGTTGCGCTTCGAGGCGCACATCATGCCGTCACGGCGCGAGCCCGGCGGGGCAGGCGAACTCGGCGTGCCGGCGGCGGCCGGTGCCGTGGCGAACGCCTATGCCCGTGCGACGCGTACCAGGCCCCGCCGCTTCCCGATCAACTTCTGA
- a CDS encoding OsmC family protein, with protein sequence MTENTLRSVTVERTATGHFTATNPRGGTISFGTSSDPHGGTDFTPVELLLAAIGGCTAADVDVATARHAEPTGFTVSVTGDKISDEFGNRMTDLMVTFSVTFPDGELGDRARAILPRAVKTSHDRLCTVSRTVEIGTPVTATVADA encoded by the coding sequence ATGACCGAAAACACCCTGCGCTCCGTCACCGTCGAGCGGACCGCCACCGGCCACTTCACCGCGACGAACCCTCGCGGCGGCACGATCAGCTTCGGCACCAGCTCCGATCCCCACGGCGGCACCGACTTCACCCCGGTCGAGCTGCTGCTCGCCGCGATCGGGGGCTGCACCGCGGCCGACGTCGATGTCGCCACCGCCCGCCACGCGGAGCCCACCGGGTTCACCGTGTCCGTCACGGGCGACAAGATCAGTGACGAGTTCGGAAACCGGATGACCGACCTCATGGTCACCTTCTCCGTCACCTTCCCGGACGGCGAACTCGGCGACCGCGCCCGCGCGATCCTCCCCCGGGCGGTCAAGACCTCCCACGACCGGCTCTGCACGGTCAGCCGTACGGTCGAGATCGGCACGCCCGTCACGGCGACGGTCGCGGACGCCTGA
- a CDS encoding (2Fe-2S)-binding protein — translation MPSYSFVLNGKPVTVEAPADMPLLWVLRDLLHVTGPKYGCGVGVCRACTSHLDGAEIQPCVVPVADCVGRGVTTIEGLADGDTLHPVQQAWLDCDVAQCGFCQPGQIMATAALLKKTPRPTDDDIDRIENVCRCGTYSRIREAIKKAADADEHVTRPGRSHP, via the coding sequence ATGCCCTCCTATTCCTTCGTCCTCAACGGAAAGCCGGTCACCGTCGAGGCCCCCGCCGACATGCCACTCCTGTGGGTACTGCGCGACCTGCTGCACGTCACCGGGCCCAAGTACGGCTGTGGTGTGGGCGTTTGCCGTGCCTGCACCAGCCACCTGGACGGGGCGGAGATCCAGCCGTGTGTCGTCCCGGTCGCCGACTGCGTGGGCCGCGGGGTCACCACCATCGAGGGCCTGGCCGACGGCGACACCCTGCACCCCGTGCAACAGGCGTGGCTCGACTGCGATGTCGCTCAGTGCGGCTTCTGTCAGCCGGGACAGATCATGGCCACCGCGGCCCTGCTCAAGAAGACGCCCAGGCCCACCGACGACGACATCGACCGTATCGAGAACGTCTGCCGCTGCGGCACGTACTCCCGGATCCGCGAGGCGATCAAGAAAGCCGCCGACGCCGACGAGCATGTCACCCGCCCTGGTCGGAGCCACCCTTGA